TTCCACCACCCTGATCTGGTATTTAACACCACGCGGATCGGTGATGGTGGAGGTTTTGATGAGTTTCAAATCCTTGGGGAAATTATTGCGGGCCACCCAGGCGCTATCCAGAATGAGAGATTGATCGGAGCCGATATCCATCGAAAAATTGCCGGTGTATTTTTTGCCTGCTATTTCAAACGTGCCGGTAGCGTACGGGAAGGAGCGGATAAAGCCCATTTTTGATCGCTCGTAGCCTTTTAAATCTTTGGGCAATTTGTTGTAGATAATGATCCGGCTGTTATCATAATCAACCGCCACCTGTTTACCTTCAAACAGGTTCCAGGCAAAACGGCCGTCCATACCTGTAGAAGTTATGCCGGTAGGCAACATTTCCTGGTTGTGCCATATAGCCGTTCCTATTTGCAGTTTTTGCGCTTTAGCCATCTCATTAAAATTTGGTTTGGCATTCCCGGCCAAAACATCCGCCTGGTTGGGCAACAATTTTGTTTTTTTAATGATGGCATCGCGGGTTAAATGAAAATCGAACGAGCTTACATCAAAATGCAGGTTTAAGGTATCGGTATCATTCAGTACAGCCTTTACCGCGATGGCACTGTAAGCCGAAACACTAAATGGAATAGTGTCATTTTTTACAACATCGCTCTGTTTGCTTTGCGGAGGAATGGCGCTGGCGATTTGTGTAAAACAGGAATCTTTTCCGTTCAGCAGGATAACAAAGTCGAACCTGGTTCCGGGTTTCACTTTTACTCGTATCGAATCGATATCGGTATAAAAAGTAACCCATTTGGTTTGCCGGGTTCTGTCGGCAGTATAAATATCGGGTCGGGTTTTGGGCGATAGCAACCAGGCGTTTTTATCCAGCAAACCGCCATCATTAATGGCCACGCTTTTTGATGTTGCTTTAATAACAGGCAGTTTAGCCTGGCCCATGGCACCAACAGCAATTAGCAGGCTTATCGACAAAAAAATATATTTCATTGTTTAATAAGATGTTGCCTAAAGGTACATCGCGATTAAATAATTGCAAAACATTTATACATAAGTAACATAGCTTATAAAAAAGCAGTTTTTTAAAACTTTTACCTGCCTGCCGATATTATACTAACATCTATGAAAACCATTAATTAAAATAAAAAGTATTATGAACTCACTCCTGTATGTAATTGCAGTTATCCTGATAATAGGATGGGCAATCGGTGTATTTTTCACTTCAGTAGGTGGCCTTATCCACATTTTGCTGGTAATAGCTGTTATAGCGCTTCTGCTGGGCGTAATCAGGCGCTCATCGGCTATATAAAGCCTCCTGAAATATAAAATTGATGCCCTGGCTTTTTATCCGGGGCATTTTTGTTTGGTATCTTTGCCTTTTACCTGCATAAAAAATATTTTAAGCGCATGGCCGGCTTCAAACAATTCTCCTTTAAAAAATTCGGATACCTGGATTTTGAACACGATTACACCGCACAACTACAAAAAAAGGACTATGCTGAATTTATCCAGATATTGTTTGTAAAAGCAGGCGGCCACGCCGTTATTGATTTCAAGGAATACGATTTACAGCAGGATGCCTTGTTTTTTATCAACCCGGGCCAGTTTCATAAAATTGATGATAACTGCATGGGCACCATGCTGTACTATAACCGCGATTTTTATTGCGTAGAGGTGCATGACAAAGAAGTAGCCTGCGACGGCATTCTTTTCCATAACGTGTATGATATCCCGGTGGTGATGATGGACGAACAATGCTCGGAGATGATGCAGCGGTCGATAGGCGAAATCAAGGCTGAGATTGATGCCAGCGACAGCAGCCTGGAAGAGATGCTGAGGATCCTGCTAAAACAGATCATTATCCGCTCAACCCGCATCTGGAAACAGGAGCATCATATTACCACTGAAGAAGCCCGCCAGGAAGTTGAATTTTCGCGCAGCTTCAGCCAGATGGTTGAATGGAACTACACCAAACTGCACACCGTGGCCGATTATGCCGATATGCTCAACATCAGCCCCAAAGCCCTTAACAAACGCATTACCCGCTACAGCAATACCACCCCTAACGATATTATCAAAAACCGCATCATCCTTGAAGCCAAACGCCTGTTGGTACATACACAGCTAAGCGTAAAAGAAATAGCGTATAAACTGGGATACGATGATCCCTCGTATTTTATCAGATTGTTTAGTAAACAAGTTGAAACATCTCCTCAAAACTTCCGGGTACAATATACAAATGTGCCAACTACCTAAGTGAAAACACGGCTTTGTTTACTGCAAACTGAAAACTGCCCACTGCAAACTGAATAAAAGGGGCAAAATGTCCTATCCGTGTCTACATCCGTGCATTGAGTGGCCTTGATTAGCGCCCTACCTTTGTTGTGTACAATAAGAGATCAAAAACTTAATTACATAACAAAATGAAAACTCAATCTATAATCAGCAAAATTGCAACAGTGACATTAGCTTTAAGCTTAGGCGTAAACGCATCAGCACAAACCGTACAACCCATCAATCCTGCACAGGACCCACATATTGAAAGCAATGTTAAAGCATTTTTAAATGTACTTAACTCAGGCACAGGCAAACCGCTCGAACAGCTTTCGCTTAAAGATGCCCGTGCCGTGCTAACCGGCGCCCAGGAATCTGTAAAATTTAATTACAGCGATATCACCGTTACCGAAAAAACAATTACCGAAGACGGACAGCAAATAAAATTGGATATTGTTAAACCGGCTAATGCAAAAGGTGTATTACCGGTATTCATGTTCTTCCATGGTGGTGGCTGGGTTTTAGGTGATTTCCCTACCCACAAACGTTTAGTGCGCGATTTGGTGGTTAACTCGGGCGCAGCTGCCGTGTTTGTAAACTACACGCCATCTCCCGAAGCACATTACCCGGTAGCTATCAACCAGGCTTACAGCGCTACCAAATGGGTGGCCGCTCACGGTGCCGAAATTAACGTTGACGGCAAACGTTTAGCCGTAGTTGGAAACAGCGTGGGTGGTAATATGGCTGCTGTTGTTGCCCTGATGGCTAAAGACAAAAAAGGCCCGGAACTTAAATTACAAGTATTATTATGGCCTGTAACTGATGCTAACTTCGAAACTGAATCGTATAACCAGTTTGCTACCGGCAGGTTCCTTACTAAAAACGCCATGAAATGGTTTTGGGATAACTATACCACCAACCCTGATGAACGTAAACAGATTTATGCTTCACCTTTGCAAGCCACTACCGATCAGTTAAAAGGCCTGACAACAGCCGTAGTTGAAACTGCCGAAAACGACGTACTGCGCGACGAAGGCGAAGCTTATGCCCGCAAACTGGACGAAGCCGGTGTTAAAGTAACCGCCATCCGCTACAACGGCATGATTCACGACTGGGGCTTGTTAAACCCAATTGCAAACGTACCAGCCACACAATCGGCCATGTTACATGCAGCTGCCGAAATTAAAAAAGCTTTAAGTAAATAATCAGAAACCTGATTTTCTTGATTAAAGGATTGCCTGATGTTGCAAAGCATCGGGCAATTTTTTTGTGTAGCATGGTTTTTGTATACTTGGTTCAAATCATCAGGAAATCTTTAAATCAAGTGAATCAAGGTTCTAATTTTTTCTTACTCGCTGCTTCGGTAATTGCACTAAGCGCCTGCTCGCCAAAAACACAACCGCCTTATGCGGCAACCAATAAGGTATATCATACTCAAACCGATTCGCTGGTAGAAGTGATAAGCCGCGAGCAACCGGCCATGCTGGTTGACAGCGCGGGCGGGGCCATCCCGTCTGAGTGGGTGGGAACCGTAAATTTCAACCTGCGCAAACCCAATTACGTCATTATCCACTACACGGCGCAGGATTCGGTTAAGCAAACCATCAATACATTTACCCTGGTAAAACCCAAGGTGAGTGCCCATTACGTGGTGAGTAAAGACGGCAAGGTTTATCACATGCTAAACGATTACCTGCGCGCCTGGCATGCGGGCATCAGCAAATGGGGCAGCATCAGCGATATGAACAGCTGCTCGATAGGCATCGAAATTGATAATAACGGGCACGAGCGATTTA
The sequence above is a segment of the Mucilaginibacter celer genome. Coding sequences within it:
- a CDS encoding lmo0937 family membrane protein; this encodes MNSLLYVIAVILIIGWAIGVFFTSVGGLIHILLVIAVIALLLGVIRRSSAI
- a CDS encoding helix-turn-helix domain-containing protein, with translation MAGFKQFSFKKFGYLDFEHDYTAQLQKKDYAEFIQILFVKAGGHAVIDFKEYDLQQDALFFINPGQFHKIDDNCMGTMLYYNRDFYCVEVHDKEVACDGILFHNVYDIPVVMMDEQCSEMMQRSIGEIKAEIDASDSSLEEMLRILLKQIIIRSTRIWKQEHHITTEEARQEVEFSRSFSQMVEWNYTKLHTVADYADMLNISPKALNKRITRYSNTTPNDIIKNRIILEAKRLLVHTQLSVKEIAYKLGYDDPSYFIRLFSKQVETSPQNFRVQYTNVPTT
- a CDS encoding alpha/beta hydrolase, with amino-acid sequence MKTQSIISKIATVTLALSLGVNASAQTVQPINPAQDPHIESNVKAFLNVLNSGTGKPLEQLSLKDARAVLTGAQESVKFNYSDITVTEKTITEDGQQIKLDIVKPANAKGVLPVFMFFHGGGWVLGDFPTHKRLVRDLVVNSGAAAVFVNYTPSPEAHYPVAINQAYSATKWVAAHGAEINVDGKRLAVVGNSVGGNMAAVVALMAKDKKGPELKLQVLLWPVTDANFETESYNQFATGRFLTKNAMKWFWDNYTTNPDERKQIYASPLQATTDQLKGLTTAVVETAENDVLRDEGEAYARKLDEAGVKVTAIRYNGMIHDWGLLNPIANVPATQSAMLHAAAEIKKALSK
- a CDS encoding N-acetylmuramoyl-L-alanine amidase, which encodes MNQGSNFFLLAASVIALSACSPKTQPPYAATNKVYHTQTDSLVEVISREQPAMLVDSAGGAIPSEWVGTVNFNLRKPNYVIIHYTAQDSVKQTINTFTLVKPKVSAHYVVSKDGKVYHMLNDYLRAWHAGISKWGSISDMNSCSIGIEIDNNGHERFNDVQVKSLIALLAQLKKAYNIPQANFIGHQDIAPLRKPDPGPLFPWKLLAQKGFGFWREELLELPPDKFDYASALKLIGYDISNLPAAIVAFKRHFVQTDETPVMTDFDLNILYNVYKKY